In Hirundo rustica isolate bHirRus1 chromosome 38 unlocalized genomic scaffold, bHirRus1.pri.v3 SUPER_38_unloc_2, whole genome shotgun sequence, one genomic interval encodes:
- the LOC120747794 gene encoding autophagy-related protein 2 homolog A-like has translation MACDHLEVMYEAEDMGTLPCLRVEPGPGPGGPRSVPTLEVTVAEAPPQRPPATPPTPFSARRSIYESRELVLPGTPEELGAFMGEALGGAPWTLQVTLPRAHLSLSPPELLQRLYNRINNDLLLWDPAGPAPCQGPAPSADPVPAGDPAPSEGHAPFRPCRSALGTDSEEEEEEDEGPGVSPQDLGDTRDPPGPPQSGGAVLVTVPWGRVTADCPAAGGVPGSRLVLELGEGRLCVLPRPGGAQGLSRACADARSLVLLHGPVPDEGEGPPPPLHPTLVPWEEPAPPPGVPAPPRMLALALGSSLSPRGDTKELVVAVALEGVMLRHRPDPPGTPWYSQLLALLALEDEPVLGYTAPTPLTQLHLHLQRCSLDYRPPPLPLRVLVTAETLSVTCGSGPDPRPGGLRLLVDDGSVFLSERCGGGALDLQRDFVSVLDVDFLELVLNTWRGGDGEGGGGEWGRGPPPEELLVAPARLRGRTCADSAAAIARLLRHLGTPPGPPPGAPDSHAPAPGPPVPPERPSGQPEPPPGAEQSPPVPPPAPINQQDLTDALRDPPGTPPGDLRTPG, from the exons ATGGCCTGCGACCACCTGGAGG tgATGTACGAGGCCGAGGACATGGggaccctgccctgcctgcgCGTGGAGCCGGGGCCCGGCCCTGGGGGGCCCCGCAGCGTCCCCAC gCTGGAGGTGACGGTGGCCGAGGCCCCCCCGCAGCGCCCCCCCGCGACACCTCCCACGCCCTTCTCTGCCCGACGCAGCATCTACGAGAGCCGCGAG CTGGTGCTGCCGGGGACCCCCGAGGAGCTGGGGGCGTTCATGGGGGAGGCCCTGGGCGGGGCCCCCTGGACGCTGCAGGTGACGCTGCCCCGCGCCCACCTGAGCCTGAGCCCCCCCGAGCTGCTGCAGCGCCTCTACAACAG GATCAACAACgacctcctgctctgggaccccgctggccccgccccctgcCAGGGCCCCGCCCCCTCTGCGGACCCCGTCCCTGCAGGTGACCCCGCCCCCTCGGAGGGCCACGCCCCCTTCCGGCCCTGCAGGTCTGCGCTGGGCACAG ActcggaggaggaggaggaggaggacgaaggccccggggtgtccccgcaggaccttggggacaccagggaccCCCCCGGGCCCCCGCAGAGCGGCGGCGCCGTCCTTGTCACTGTGCCCTGGGGCCGTGTCACTGCCGACTGTCCCGCTGCG gggggggtcccggggtcgcggctggtgctggagctgggggaggggCGGCTCTGTGTCCTCCCCCGCCCGGGGGGAGCCCAGGGTCTGTCCCGAGCCTGCGCCGACGCCCGGAGCCTGGTCCTGCTGCACG gCCCGGTGCCTGATGAGGGGGAGGGGCCGCCCCCCCCCCTGCACCCCACCCTGGTGCCCTGGGAGGAGCCCGCGCCCCCCCCAGGGGTCCCCGCGCCCCCCCGGATGTTGGCGCTggccctgggcagcagcctgAGCCCCCGCGGGGACACCAAG gagCTGGTGGTGGCGGTGGCCCTGGAGGGGGTGATGCTGCGGCACCGCCCCgacccccccgggaccccctggTACAGCCAG ctgctggccctgctggccctggagGATGAGCCGGTTTTGGGGTACACGGCCCCCACGCCCCTGACCCAGCTGCACCTGCACCTGCAGCGCTGCAGCCTCGACTACAG GCCGCCGCCCCTCCCGCTGcgggtgctggtgacagccgAGACCCTGAGCGTCACCTGCGGGAGCGGCCCCGACCCGCGCCCGGGGGGGCTCCGGCTGCTGGTGGATGACGGCTCCGTGTTCCTGAGCGAGCGCTGCGGGGGGGGCGCGCTGGACCTGCAGAGGG ATTTCGTCTCCGTGCTGGACGTGGATTTCCTGGAGCTGGTCCTCAACACCTGGAGGGGGGGGGACGGCGAGGGGGGGGGCGGTGAGTGGGGGAGGGGC cccccccccgaggagctgctggtggcccCCGCGCGCCTGCGGGGCCGCACCTGCGCCGACAGCGCCGCCGCCATCGCCCGCCTGCTGCGGCACCTGGggacccccccgggaccccccccggGAGCCCCCGACAGCCACGCGCCCGCCCCCGGGCCCCCCGTCCCCCCGGAGAGACCCTCGGGACAGCCCGAGCCCCCCCCGGGGGCAGagcag agcccccctgtgccccctcccgCCCCCATCAACCAGCAGGACCTGACGGACGCCCTGAGAgacccccccgggaccccccccggGGACCTCCGGACCCCCG GTTGA
- the FIBP gene encoding acidic fibroblast growth factor intracellular-binding protein isoform X3, protein MSSDLDVFVGNTTLIDEEVYRLWLDGHSVAEAVARRLRGGVLEREGTSVAVLQSDTRDHYRTFQMLERLLHVPPRLLQQLLFQIPPERQALLVQRYYAFDEALARELLGKKLSKGTKKELDEVSARTGVGIRSCRRQFDNFKRVFKAVEELRGPLAENIQQLFLLPPPLARDYAAIVFFANSRFETGKRRLQFLSFADFAACAQSMMGHWSQGALAPEAAEPDGDLPKSFLQDLKELKVLVTDKDLLDQHKSLVCSALRGKISVYNELEASFKALSRALVNVGGKLTHARDVRDFFVDLVEKVIEPCRSDKWSPGDLRLFLTHYTAAPRNLPGFRHQALWERYMAAITACLLRMYHD, encoded by the exons ATGAGCAGCGACCTGGACGTGTTCGTGGGGAACACGACGCTGATCGATGAGGAGGTGTACCGGCTGTGGCTGGACGGACACTCGG TGGCCGAGGCGGTGGCGCGCCGCCTGCGCGGCGGTGTCCTGGAGCGCGAGGGGACGTCGGTGGCCGTGCTGCAGAGCGACACCCGCGACCACTACAGAACCTTCCAGATGCTGGAGCGGCTCCTGCACGTGCCGCCccggctgctgcagcagctcctgttccAGATCCCCCCCGAGCGGCAGGCCCTGCTCGTGCAGCG GTACTATGCCTTTGATGAGGCCCTGgcccgggagctgctgggcaaGAAACTCTCCAAGGGCACCAAGAAGGAGCTGGACGAGGTCAGCGCCCGCACTGGGGTCGGGATCCGCAGCTGCCGCCGCCag TTTGACAACTTCAAGAGGGTCTTCAAGGCTGTGGAGGAGCTGCGGGGGCCTCTGGCCGAGAAcatccagcagctcttcctgctgccccCGCCCCTCGCCCG GGACTACGCTGCCATTGTCTTCTTCGCCAACAGCCGCTTCGAGACCGGCAAGCGGCGCCTGCAGTTCCTGAGCTTCGCCGACTTCGCCGCCTGCGCCCAGAGCATGATGGGGCACTGGAGCCAGGGGGCCCTGG CGCCCGAGGCGGCCGAGCCGGACGGGGACCTGCCCAAGTCCTTCCTGCAGGACCTGAAGGAGCTGAAGGTGCTGGTGACAGACAAGGACCTGCTGGACCAGCACAAGAG cctgGTGTGCTCGGCCCTGCGGGGGAAGATCTCAGTCTACAACGAGCTCGAGGCCAGTTTCAAG gcgCTGTCCCGGGCCCTGGTGAACGTGGGGGGGAAGTTGACCCACGCCCGCGACGTTCGGGATTTCTTCGTGGACCTGGTGGAGAAG GTGATTGAGCCCTGCCGCTCTGACAAGTGGAGCCCAGGGGACCTTCGACTCTTCCTGACGCACTACACGGCGGCCCCCCGGAACCTGCCGGGCTTCAG
- the LOC120747793 gene encoding autophagy-related protein 2 homolog A-like has translation MELHLGKVCLQHETYAAEPGEAAGGSRGGPLGPGEVPTSRLVLLVPELELRDRLGGATAPPFLCRHPRGAPPPQPPTLWVKALRVLPHPPPPGGVPECCLRVTLTPLRLHIDQDALIFLRDFASGFIAHLSPPPGPPPGPPADPPGVRDSPRPEPPPDEDPETETPPIYFREFRFTADVPVWLDYRGKRVTMEQGALAGILIGLARLNCSQLRLKRLCHRQGLLGLGRVVSYAVTEWLRDIRCHQLPGLLGGVAPVHAVLRLWRALRDLLLLPLLGGGPGGVTRGVTRGVTALGAASASAAIGLGTRLLRALQALAEALYGLVAPPGPPRLLAAPPEPQRHQRPPRPPGTRSGPAPTEGPGGSRTPPRPRPQ, from the exons Atggagctgcacctgggcaag GTGTGCCTGCAGCATGAGACGTACGCGGCCGAGcccggggaggcggcgggggggtcccggggcggCCCCCTGGGCCCGGGGGAGGTGCCCACGTCCcgcctggtgctgctggtgccggAGCTGGAGCTGCGCGACCGCCTGGGGGGGGCCACTGCGCCCCCCTTCCTGTGCCGCCACCCCCGGGGGGCGccgcccccgcagccccccacG ctctgggtgAAGGCTCTGCGGGTCCTGCCCCACCCGCCCCCCCCCGGGGGGGTCCCTGAGTGCTGCCTCAGGGTCACCCTGACCCCCCTGCGCCTGCACATCGACCAG GATGCGCTGATTTTCCTCAGGGATTTCGCCAGCGGCTTCATCGCCCACCTGAGCCCTCCCCCGGGgccccccccgggacccccggccg ACCCCCCCGGGGTCAGGGACTCCCCCCGGCCGGAGCCACCCCCGGACGAGGACCCCGAGACAGAGACCCCCCCGATCTACTTCCG cgaGTTCCGGTTCACAGCCGATGTCCCTGTCTGGCTGGATTACCGCGGCAAGCGCGTCACCATGGAGCAG GGCGCCCTGGCCGGGATCCTGATCGGGCTCGCGCGGCTCAACTGCTCCCAACTGCGGCTGAAGCGGCTCTGCCACCgccaggg gctgctgggGCTCGGCCGGGTCGTGTCCTACGCGGTGACCGAGTGGCTTCGGGACATTCGGTGTCACCAACTGCCGGGGTTGCTGGGGGGGGTGGCGCCCGTGCACGCGGTGCTGCGGCTCT ggCGGGCTCTCCgggacctgctgctgctgccgctgctgggggggggtcccgggggggtgACCCGGGGGGTGACCCGCGGTGTCACCGCCCTCGGGGCCGCCTCCGCCAGTGCCGCCATCGGGCTGGGGACGAGGCTGCTGCGGGCGCTGCAG GCTCTGGCCGAGGCCCTTTATGGACTCGTggcccccccgggccccccccgGCTCCTCGCGGCTCCCCCGGAGCCCCAGCGGCACCAGCGCCCCCCA cGCCCCCCCGGAACGAggagcggccccgcccccaccgaGGGGCCGGGGGGGTCCCGCAcccccccgcggccccgcccccaaTAA
- the FIBP gene encoding acidic fibroblast growth factor intracellular-binding protein isoform X1: protein MSGDTEDTGETLGTRGDIWGHCGDIWGHRAAPAAGMSSDLDVFVGNTTLIDEEVYRLWLDGHSVAEAVARRLRGGVLEREGTSVAVLQSDTRDHYRTFQMLERLLHVPPRLLQQLLFQIPPERQALLVQRYYAFDEALARELLGKKLSKGTKKELDEVSARTGVGIRSCRRQFDNFKRVFKAVEELRGPLAENIQQLFLLPPPLARDYAAIVFFANSRFETGKRRLQFLSFADFAACAQSMMGHWSQGALAPEAAEPDGDLPKSFLQDLKELKVLVTDKDLLDQHKSLVCSALRGKISVYNELEASFKALSRALVNVGGKLTHARDVRDFFVDLVEKVIEPCRSDKWSPGDLRLFLTHYTAAPRNLPGFRHQALWERYMAAITACLLRMYHD from the exons ATGTCTGGGGACACCGAGGACACTGGGGAgacactggggacacggggggacatttggggacactgcggggacatttggggacaccgggccgcccccgccgcagGGATGAGCAGCGACCTGGACGTGTTCGTGGGGAACACGACGCTGATCGATGAGGAGGTGTACCGGCTGTGGCTGGACGGACACTCGG TGGCCGAGGCGGTGGCGCGCCGCCTGCGCGGCGGTGTCCTGGAGCGCGAGGGGACGTCGGTGGCCGTGCTGCAGAGCGACACCCGCGACCACTACAGAACCTTCCAGATGCTGGAGCGGCTCCTGCACGTGCCGCCccggctgctgcagcagctcctgttccAGATCCCCCCCGAGCGGCAGGCCCTGCTCGTGCAGCG GTACTATGCCTTTGATGAGGCCCTGgcccgggagctgctgggcaaGAAACTCTCCAAGGGCACCAAGAAGGAGCTGGACGAGGTCAGCGCCCGCACTGGGGTCGGGATCCGCAGCTGCCGCCGCCag TTTGACAACTTCAAGAGGGTCTTCAAGGCTGTGGAGGAGCTGCGGGGGCCTCTGGCCGAGAAcatccagcagctcttcctgctgccccCGCCCCTCGCCCG GGACTACGCTGCCATTGTCTTCTTCGCCAACAGCCGCTTCGAGACCGGCAAGCGGCGCCTGCAGTTCCTGAGCTTCGCCGACTTCGCCGCCTGCGCCCAGAGCATGATGGGGCACTGGAGCCAGGGGGCCCTGG CGCCCGAGGCGGCCGAGCCGGACGGGGACCTGCCCAAGTCCTTCCTGCAGGACCTGAAGGAGCTGAAGGTGCTGGTGACAGACAAGGACCTGCTGGACCAGCACAAGAG cctgGTGTGCTCGGCCCTGCGGGGGAAGATCTCAGTCTACAACGAGCTCGAGGCCAGTTTCAAG gcgCTGTCCCGGGCCCTGGTGAACGTGGGGGGGAAGTTGACCCACGCCCGCGACGTTCGGGATTTCTTCGTGGACCTGGTGGAGAAG GTGATTGAGCCCTGCCGCTCTGACAAGTGGAGCCCAGGGGACCTTCGACTCTTCCTGACGCACTACACGGCGGCCCCCCGGAACCTGCCGGGCTTCAG
- the FIBP gene encoding acidic fibroblast growth factor intracellular-binding protein isoform X2 translates to MSGDTEDTGETLGTRGDIWGHCGDIWGHRAAPAAGMSSDLDVFVGNTTLIDEEVYRLWLDGHSVAEAVARRLRGGVLEREGTSVAVLQSDTRDHYRTFQMLERLLHVPPRLLQQLLFQIPPERQALLVQRYYAFDEALARELLGKKLSKGTKKELDEVSARTGVGIRSCRRQFDNFKRVFKAVEELRGPLAENIQQLFLLPPPLARRFETGKRRLQFLSFADFAACAQSMMGHWSQGALAPEAAEPDGDLPKSFLQDLKELKVLVTDKDLLDQHKSLVCSALRGKISVYNELEASFKALSRALVNVGGKLTHARDVRDFFVDLVEKVIEPCRSDKWSPGDLRLFLTHYTAAPRNLPGFRHQALWERYMAAITACLLRMYHD, encoded by the exons ATGTCTGGGGACACCGAGGACACTGGGGAgacactggggacacggggggacatttggggacactgcggggacatttggggacaccgggccgcccccgccgcagGGATGAGCAGCGACCTGGACGTGTTCGTGGGGAACACGACGCTGATCGATGAGGAGGTGTACCGGCTGTGGCTGGACGGACACTCGG TGGCCGAGGCGGTGGCGCGCCGCCTGCGCGGCGGTGTCCTGGAGCGCGAGGGGACGTCGGTGGCCGTGCTGCAGAGCGACACCCGCGACCACTACAGAACCTTCCAGATGCTGGAGCGGCTCCTGCACGTGCCGCCccggctgctgcagcagctcctgttccAGATCCCCCCCGAGCGGCAGGCCCTGCTCGTGCAGCG GTACTATGCCTTTGATGAGGCCCTGgcccgggagctgctgggcaaGAAACTCTCCAAGGGCACCAAGAAGGAGCTGGACGAGGTCAGCGCCCGCACTGGGGTCGGGATCCGCAGCTGCCGCCGCCag TTTGACAACTTCAAGAGGGTCTTCAAGGCTGTGGAGGAGCTGCGGGGGCCTCTGGCCGAGAAcatccagcagctcttcctgctgccccCGCCCCTCGCCCG CCGCTTCGAGACCGGCAAGCGGCGCCTGCAGTTCCTGAGCTTCGCCGACTTCGCCGCCTGCGCCCAGAGCATGATGGGGCACTGGAGCCAGGGGGCCCTGG CGCCCGAGGCGGCCGAGCCGGACGGGGACCTGCCCAAGTCCTTCCTGCAGGACCTGAAGGAGCTGAAGGTGCTGGTGACAGACAAGGACCTGCTGGACCAGCACAAGAG cctgGTGTGCTCGGCCCTGCGGGGGAAGATCTCAGTCTACAACGAGCTCGAGGCCAGTTTCAAG gcgCTGTCCCGGGCCCTGGTGAACGTGGGGGGGAAGTTGACCCACGCCCGCGACGTTCGGGATTTCTTCGTGGACCTGGTGGAGAAG GTGATTGAGCCCTGCCGCTCTGACAAGTGGAGCCCAGGGGACCTTCGACTCTTCCTGACGCACTACACGGCGGCCCCCCGGAACCTGCCGGGCTTCAG
- the GPHA2 gene encoding glycoprotein hormone alpha-2 — MAARTVFLLLLLPALPPATPDTPGPDCRLRWVPVPLPRGAGRCRTRDVTSLGACAGHCESRAGPAPRALLDAGGRPLLAEARCCTMEHVTRVQVTLRCPGGTRRLRTVSAGSCRCDMCRLGRY; from the exons ATGGCCGCCCGGACcgtcttcctgctgctgctgctcccggcgctgcccccggcCACGCCCGACACCCCCGGTCCCGACTGCCGCCTCCGCT GGGTGCCGGTGCCCCTCCCGCGGGGGGCGGGGCGGTGCCGCACGAGGGACGTGACGTCTCTGGGCGCATGCGCGGGGCACTGCGAGtcccgcgccggccccgccccccgcgcaCTGCTGGACGCCGGAGGCCGCCCCCTGCTGGCCGAGGCGCGCTGCTGCACCATGGAGCACGTGACCAGG GTGCAGGTGACCCTGCGCTGCCCAGGGGGGACGCGGCGGCTCCGGACCGTGTCAGCCGGGTCCTGCAGGTGCGACATGTGCCGGCTGGGCCGGTACTGA
- the LOC131378781 gene encoding autophagy-related protein 2 homolog A-like, whose protein sequence is MPRWARGWPEALKARAARYALQRWLGPFLEEPLRLEQLGLDLRGGTGTVRELRLRAAAVDELLAGAGAPLELREGALGAVAVTVPWAALGTEPVRLRLSHLRLVLRPRQPGSPVPGSPPPGGSQQGRDPPPEPPPLEGLEALALTIDTVLRRLQVLLEDAELRVELPPQPGGGPGGALELHLPRVEYEDSGGAPGGGPPAVLHKGLRLWDLRLLWQELPPAWAQVPVSPPVLGGLLPGPSELWLRLKQNPALPGPAVELEGKVGALHLLLAPPLLGTLRGLLGALDPPEPPPGGRSRPLGPEDLALIERELSRCLRGGGDPPSPPGGDPDSELFYSMTGSLGGGDSATPPGDAPAGSPPPSPAVSPQHRCPSPHSSAPPGRGPPWRGGLRLQVTLGMVTAVLPEQGGAPSPAHQRLWAELCDGHTHPAWERTLPFPHLRLVVGGAQLGLEPGGPRGGLSLARLELLEELPGATPPRIQVLHFPALLADGSAPAQPVLRLRWGPPGPAPPGAPPIPKDPPDPSPAHPDPFRPPGPP, encoded by the exons ATGCCGCGCTGGGCGCGGGGCTGGCCCGAGGCGCTCAAGGCCCGCGCCGCCCGGTACGCGCTGCAGCGCTGGCTCGGGCCCTTCCTGGAGGAGCCGCTGCGGCTCGAGCAGCTCGGGCTGGACCTGCGGGGAGGCACCGGGACCGTGCGGGAGCTGCGGCTGCGGGCGGCG GCCGTGGACGAGCTGCTGGCGGGGGCGGGGGCGCCCCTGGAGCTGCGCGAGGGCGCTCTCGGGGCTGTCGCTGTCACCGTGCCCTGGGCGGCGCTGGGGACGGAGCCCGTGCGGCTGCGGCTCAGCCACCTGCGGCTCGTGCTGCGACCCC GCCAGCCGGGGTCTCCGGTCCCGGGGTCGCCCCCTCCGGGAGGGTCGCAGCAGGGCCGTGACCCCCCCCCGGAGCCGCCCccgctggaggggctggaggcgcTGGCGCTGACCATTGACACAG tgcTCCGCcggctgcaggtgctgctggaggatgcCGAGCTCAGGGTGGAGCTGCCCCCGCAGCCtggggggggcccggggggggccctggagctgcacctgcccag ggtggaGTACGAGGACTCCGGGGGTGCTCCCGGGGGTGGCCCCCCCGCCGTGCTGCACAAGGGGCTGCGGCTGTGGGACCTGCggctgctgtggcaggagctgcccccagcctgggcacag gtccccgtgtcccccccggtGCTGGGGGGGCTCCTGCCGGGCCCCTCGGAGCTGTGGCTGCGCCTGAAGCAGAACCCGGCGCTGCCTGGACCTGCG GTGGAGCTGGAGGGGAAGGTGGGGGCCCTgcacctgctgctggccccaCCCCTGCTGGGGACCCTGCGGGGGCTGCTGGGGGCCCTGGACCCCCCCG AACCTCCCCCCGGGGGTCGCAGCCGCCCCCTGGGCCCCGAGGACCTGGCGCTGATCGAGCGGGAGCTGAGCCGGTGCCTGCGGGGGGGGGGCgaccccccgagcccccccggGGGGGACCCCGACAGCG AGCTGTTCTACTCCATGACGGGGTCCTTGGGAGGGGGAGACAGCGCAACCCCCCCTGGGGACGCCCCTGCAGGCAgccccccccccagccctgcc GTCAGCCCCCAGCACCGCTGCCCCTCGCCCCACAGCTCCGCGCCCCCAG GCCGGGGCCCCCCATGGCGGGGGGGGCTGCGGCTGCAGGTGACGCTGGGGATGGTGACTGCGGTGCTGCCCGAGCAAGGGGGGGCCCCCAGCCCCGCCCACCAGCGCCTGTGGGCGGAGCTCTGCGACGGACACACCCACCCAGCCTGGGAGCGcaccctgcccttcccccacctcAG GCTCGTCGTGGGGGGGgcgcagctggggctggagccagggGGGCCCCGGGGGGGGCTCTCGCTCGCccgcctggagctgctggaggagctgccgGGGGCCACGCCCCCCCGGATACAG GTTCTGCATTTCCCCGCCCTACTGGCTGATGGCTCCGCCCCTGCCCAGCCGGTGCTGCGCCTGCGCTggggcccccccggccccgccccccctGGGGCCCCACCCATCCCCAAG GatcccccagacccctccccagctcaCCCCGACCCCTTCAGACCCCCTGGCCCCCCGTga
- the ARL2 gene encoding ADP-ribosylation factor-like protein 2, with the protein MGLLTILKKMREKERELRLLVLGLDNAGKTTLLKRLNGEDVGGTSPTLGFNIKTLEHRGFQLHVWDVGGQSSLRSYWRNYFESTDGLVWVVDSSDRQRLRLCARELRALLREERLAGATLLVFANKQDLPGALPAGDIREALELDSIRSHRWRIQGCSAFTGRDLLPGLDWLLDDIGARLCPPD; encoded by the exons ATGGGGCTGCTAACGATCCTGAAGAAGATGCGCGAGAAGGAGCGCGAGCTGCGGCTTCTCGTGCT GGGATTGGACAACGCCGGGAAGACGACGCTGCTGAAGCGGCTGAACGGGGAGGACGTGGGGGGCACCTCCCCCACCCTGGGCTTCAACATCAAAACCCTGGAGCACCGCGG GTTCCAGCTGCACGTGTGGGACGTGGGCGGGCAGAGCTCGCTCCGCTCCTACTGGCGCAACTACTTTGAGAGCACGGACGGGCTGGTGTGGGTGGTGGACAGCAGCGACCGCCAGCGCCTGCGGCTGTGCGCCCGCGAGCTGCGCGCCCTGCTGCGCGAGGAg CGCCTGGCCGGGGCCACCCTGCTTGTGTTCGCCAACAAACAGGACCTGCCCGGGGCGCTGCCGGCCGGGGACATCCGGGAG GCCCTGGAGCTGGACTCCATCCGCAGCCACCGCTGGCGCATCCAGGGCTGCTCGGCCTTCACCGGCCGTGACCTCCTGCCCGGCCTGGACTGGCTGCTGGACGACATCGGAGCGCGCCTGTGCCCCCCAGACTGA